The Desulfococcus multivorans DNA window GGATCGATGTCGGCTGCGAACCGTCATGGCCGCCATGAACATGGCGACCCCAAGCGAAAATCCGAAGGTTCCTAACATGTAAGGCAATCCCAGAAAAAACGCGAGCCCGATGCCGCCGTAGGCCGCATGGGCAATCCCGCCGGCCAGGAAGACGATGCGGTTGACGACCACGAGGGTGCCGATCATCCCGCAAGTGACGCCGGCCAGCAACCCGGCCAGGAGGGCGTTTCTCAGGAACTCGAATTGCAGCGCTTCCCACATGGTTTGCTCCCGTGCGTTCGCAGCACTCGGTGGGGGATGCCGTGAGCGATCAATTCCACCGGACACTGATACATTCGAATCATATCTTCCGTTATCTCGTTGCCGCCGTGATAGTGAAGCCTGCGGTTGACACAGGCCACGGATTTGACGTAGCTGGAAATCACCATCAGGTCATGGTTCACGATGATGATCGTCACCGTTTCGTTAAGCACTTTGAGAAGGTCGAACAGGTTTTCCTGATGGACGGCGTCGACACTCGCGGTGGGCTCGTCCAGAAACAGGATATCGGGCTCCGCGACCAGGGCGCGGGCGATGAAAACCCGCTGGCGTTGTCCTCCGGAGAGTTCTCCGATGCGACGGCGTCTGAATTCCCACATGTTCACCGCTTCGAGGGCCTTCTGAGCCGCAGCCCGGTCCGTCGAGCTGTACCCGCCCCAACGCCTTGCGGGATCAAGGCGCCCCATGAGCACCACATCCAGAACGGAAATCGGAAAATGCCTGTTGATGCCGATCTCCTGGGGCATGTACCCCAGACGATGTGCTATCCGGCGGGGAGGCTCACCCAGGATTCTGATGTCGCCGCTGTTCGGGGTCAGAAGACCGATCATCAATTTGAGAAGTGTCGTTTTTCCCCCGCCGTTGGGGCCGATAAGCGCCGTGAAGTCTCCGGCCTCCAGGGTCAGATCGACGTCCTGAAGCACGGATTGACCATTGTAGGAAAAGGATACCTTCCTGATGTCGACTGCCGGAGA harbors:
- a CDS encoding metal ABC transporter ATP-binding protein; its protein translation is MKASPAVDIRKVSFSYNGQSVLQDVDLTLEAGDFTALIGPNGGGKTTLLKLMIGLLTPNSGDIRILGEPPRRIAHRLGYMPQEIGINRHFPISVLDVVLMGRLDPARRWGGYSSTDRAAAQKALEAVNMWEFRRRRIGELSGGQRQRVFIARALVAEPDILFLDEPTASVDAVHQENLFDLLKVLNETVTIIIVNHDLMVISSYVKSVACVNRRLHYHGGNEITEDMIRMYQCPVELIAHGIPHRVLRTHGSKPCGKRCNSSS